One segment of Candidatus Thioglobus sp. DNA contains the following:
- a CDS encoding DUF1841 family protein, whose protein sequence is MLYTQDRSEQRKFLSAAWQKFLNKQILDPLEDQLTKVIEIHPEYHKLIQNVESDYFPEQGEVNPFLHINLHLSLQEQLSINQPHGIQEIYKKILSKTQDAHQTEHLMMDCIAEMIFSAQKNNTPMDHQAYVECLKSIAY, encoded by the coding sequence GTGCTTTACACACAAGATAGATCAGAACAAAGAAAATTTCTATCTGCCGCCTGGCAAAAATTTTTAAATAAGCAGATCCTTGATCCGCTTGAAGATCAACTTACAAAAGTGATTGAAATTCATCCTGAATATCACAAGCTTATCCAAAATGTTGAATCGGACTATTTTCCAGAACAAGGCGAAGTAAACCCTTTTTTACACATTAATCTACATTTATCTTTACAGGAACAATTGTCGATTAACCAGCCACATGGCATTCAAGAAATTTATAAAAAAATACTTAGTAAGACTCAAGATGCTCATCAAACTGAGCATTTAATGATGGACTGTATTGCTGAAATGATTTTCTCGGCGCAAAAAAATAATACGCCTATGGATCATCAAGCTTATGTTGAATGCTTAAAATCTATTGCCTATTAA
- the hisH gene encoding imidazole glycerol phosphate synthase subunit HisH, with amino-acid sequence MQAKRAPIGAQSIAIVDYGMGNVRSVQKAIEHVAPNDRVFLTDNADLINEADRIVFPGQGAMGACMQALNDHNLIDVIKRNAQEKPFLGICLGLQLLFDSSEENGGTKGLSIMSGDVVKFANSELKIPHMGWNTVKQSIEHPLWHNIDDNARFYSVHSYYVAHADPSIVAGTTSYGLDFTCAVAKDNIFAAQFHPEKSQHDGLQLLTNFVNWKG; translated from the coding sequence ATGCAAGCTAAGAGAGCTCCTATTGGAGCGCAAAGTATTGCGATTGTCGATTACGGCATGGGCAATGTGCGTAGTGTGCAAAAAGCTATTGAGCATGTAGCACCTAATGATCGAGTCTTCTTAACAGATAATGCTGATTTAATTAATGAGGCAGATCGCATTGTGTTTCCTGGTCAGGGAGCAATGGGTGCTTGTATGCAAGCATTGAATGATCACAATCTAATAGATGTTATTAAGCGTAATGCTCAAGAAAAACCATTTTTAGGTATTTGTCTAGGTTTGCAATTGTTGTTTGATTCTTCTGAAGAGAATGGTGGAACAAAGGGCTTGTCAATCATGTCTGGTGATGTGGTCAAGTTTGCAAACAGTGAACTTAAAATTCCACATATGGGTTGGAATACCGTTAAACAGTCGATTGAACACCCACTTTGGCATAATATTGACGATAATGCTCGTTTCTACAGCGTGCATAGTTATTATGTTGCTCATGCTGATCCTTCAATAGTAGCTGGCACCACTAGTTATGGCCTAGATTTCACTTGCGCTGTTGCGAAAGATAATATATTCGCCGCACAGTTCCATCCTGAAAAGTCACAACATGATGGTTTGCAATTGCTTACAAACTTCGTAAACTGGAAAGGCTAA
- a CDS encoding Nif3-like dinuclear metal center hexameric protein — translation MINNKTLATYLNEYLNVIKFSDYCPNGLQIEGKSDVSKIIAGVSANQDLIERAIDEKADALFVHHGFFWKNESPVITGIKKNRIKALLDNNINLFAYHLPLDAHPLVGNNIQLAMRLNIQNPQPVGNTLVWQGQVDLSLADVEKSVQSVTQRTPLVFGSKNKPIKKIAWCTGGAQSYIEHAIDVGADCFITGEVSEQIPCICKENDIAFISAGHHATERYGVQALCQHLSQKFSLDYQYIDIDNIV, via the coding sequence ATGATTAACAATAAAACACTTGCAACTTATTTGAATGAGTATTTAAATGTTATTAAATTCTCTGATTATTGCCCAAATGGATTGCAAATCGAAGGGAAGTCAGATGTGAGTAAAATTATCGCTGGCGTGAGTGCTAATCAAGACCTAATTGAACGTGCTATTGATGAAAAAGCTGATGCACTATTTGTCCATCATGGGTTTTTTTGGAAAAATGAAAGCCCCGTGATTACTGGCATTAAAAAAAATAGAATCAAAGCATTATTAGACAATAATATCAACTTATTTGCTTATCATTTACCCTTGGATGCTCATCCGTTAGTGGGTAATAATATTCAACTAGCCATGCGTTTGAATATTCAAAATCCTCAACCTGTGGGCAACACGCTAGTTTGGCAAGGTCAGGTCGATTTAAGTTTGGCCGATGTGGAAAAATCTGTTCAAAGTGTTACTCAGAGAACTCCACTGGTATTTGGGTCTAAAAATAAACCAATCAAAAAAATTGCCTGGTGCACTGGCGGCGCACAAAGCTACATTGAGCATGCTATTGATGTCGGTGCAGATTGTTTTATAACTGGTGAGGTTTCAGAACAAATTCCTTGCATATGCAAAGAAAATGATATTGCCTTTATTTCAGCAGGGCATCACGCAACAGAGCGTTATGGCGTGCAAGCACTTTGCCAACATCTAAGCCAGAAGTTTTCATTGGATTATCAGTATATTGATATTGATAATATTGTTTAG
- a CDS encoding hydroxymethylpyrimidine/phosphomethylpyrimidine kinase, with protein MLDRVLVLSGLDPCGGAGIAADIETINQFGATPLPIVTSLTVQNTHRVSEVRPVDPQLIIKQLNALAEDIDIDVVKIGLLSSIEQIKAITNWLTKSHTVILDPIIKASTNDELLVQKSIDILKIELLPKVFLLTPNVSELEKLAPNLSEQEAVKSLPCEWVLITTTDSSENNIEHRLYHQGALYECFSYHKLPGEYHGSGCTLASAISVLIAAKLDVSVAVKRALDYTYQTLLSAKRIGKMQYHPNRISP; from the coding sequence GTGCTTGATCGTGTTTTAGTTTTATCAGGTTTAGACCCTTGTGGAGGGGCTGGAATTGCTGCAGATATTGAGACAATTAATCAATTTGGTGCAACGCCATTACCTATCGTAACATCACTAACTGTTCAAAATACGCACCGTGTAAGTGAAGTACGGCCAGTTGATCCGCAGTTAATTATTAAACAGTTAAATGCTTTAGCAGAAGATATTGACATCGATGTTGTAAAAATTGGATTATTGTCTTCTATTGAGCAAATAAAGGCTATAACAAACTGGTTGACTAAAAGCCATACAGTAATTCTTGATCCTATTATCAAAGCTAGTACTAATGATGAGTTATTGGTACAGAAGTCTATTGACATTCTTAAAATAGAGCTACTTCCTAAAGTTTTTCTTTTAACTCCCAATGTTTCTGAATTGGAAAAATTGGCACCTAACTTATCTGAGCAAGAGGCTGTTAAATCTCTACCATGTGAATGGGTTTTAATAACAACCACAGATTCATCTGAAAATAATATTGAACATCGCCTATATCATCAAGGTGCGTTATATGAGTGTTTTTCATACCATAAACTGCCTGGTGAATACCATGGTTCTGGCTGTACATTAGCCAGCGCGATTAGCGTATTAATTGCTGCTAAACTAGATGTAAGTGTTGCTGTTAAGAGAGCATTAGACTATACGTATCAAACTTTGTTAAGTGCCAAGCGAATAGGTAAAATGCAATATCATCCAAATAGAATAAGTCCTTAA
- a CDS encoding thiol:disulfide interchange protein DsbA/DsbL, translating to MQQIRLLLSVFLLSFSTAIFAESYIEGEHYITLDKPVKTVTGDKVEVRELFWYYCPHCFNVEPVLSNWVKKLPSNTAFIRQPAVFSDRWINGAIFYYVLEQLNEVDRLHGLLFDAIHLQKTAFTDQEDFVEWLGDQGVDTDKANGAFKSFSVQVKVNKSKINTVKYQTSGVPALIINGKYWTDASHAGSELRMFKVADYLIAKESK from the coding sequence ATGCAACAAATCAGACTACTTTTATCGGTATTTTTACTTAGTTTTTCCACGGCTATTTTTGCCGAATCGTATATAGAGGGCGAGCATTATATAACCCTCGATAAACCTGTTAAAACAGTAACAGGTGACAAAGTTGAAGTGAGAGAATTATTTTGGTATTACTGCCCTCATTGTTTTAATGTAGAACCTGTATTGAGCAATTGGGTTAAGAAACTACCTAGTAATACAGCTTTTATTCGCCAACCTGCTGTTTTTTCAGACCGCTGGATTAATGGCGCTATTTTTTATTATGTGTTAGAACAATTAAATGAAGTTGATCGTTTGCATGGTTTGCTATTTGACGCTATTCACTTACAAAAAACGGCTTTTACTGATCAAGAAGACTTTGTTGAGTGGCTAGGTGATCAGGGTGTTGATACAGATAAAGCCAATGGTGCTTTCAAATCTTTCTCAGTGCAAGTTAAGGTGAATAAGTCAAAAATTAATACGGTTAAATATCAAACCTCTGGTGTTCCAGCTTTGATCATTAATGGTAAATATTGGACAGATGCTTCTCATGCAGGTAGTGAATTAAGGATGTTTAAAGTAGCCGATTATTTAATTGCAAAAGAGTCCAAATAA
- a CDS encoding ABC transporter ATP-binding protein yields the protein MPQALSISNLTKTYANNMKALSSVNLSVEQGDFFALLGSNGAGKTTMIGIICSLLNKTSGEVIVLGKDQSKHLNEVKRMIGLMPQEFNFNPFEPVEEILINQAGYYGIDRTSAKAQAEILLKRMELWDKRLDMAKSLSGGMKRRLMLARALIHQPKILILDEPSAGVDVEIRRSMWKFLRELNNQGITIILTTHYLEEAESLCRNIAIVDKGKIVEQTSMKKLLARVSQQVLILESIEPLPDTLPMLDFKIERLDAYSIQVSLDDINISQALIALSENKIEIEHVRSAQNRLETLFLRLTSKAG from the coding sequence ATGCCTCAAGCGTTATCAATTTCTAACTTAACAAAAACTTATGCCAACAATATGAAGGCATTATCAAGTGTTAATTTGAGTGTGGAACAGGGAGATTTTTTTGCATTATTGGGCAGTAATGGAGCAGGAAAGACTACCATGATTGGTATTATCTGTTCTTTGTTAAATAAGACTTCGGGCGAAGTTATAGTTTTGGGCAAGGATCAGTCCAAACATCTTAATGAGGTGAAACGAATGATTGGCCTAATGCCACAAGAGTTTAACTTTAATCCATTTGAGCCTGTTGAAGAAATTTTAATCAATCAAGCTGGTTATTATGGCATTGATCGCACTAGTGCTAAAGCTCAAGCTGAGATTTTATTAAAGCGAATGGAGCTTTGGGATAAACGTCTAGATATGGCGAAATCTTTATCTGGCGGTATGAAGAGACGTTTAATGCTGGCAAGAGCTTTAATCCATCAACCAAAAATACTTATCCTAGATGAGCCTAGTGCCGGCGTTGATGTTGAGATACGCCGCTCAATGTGGAAATTTTTACGAGAACTAAATAACCAGGGTATAACTATTATTCTAACCACTCATTACTTAGAAGAAGCCGAGTCTTTATGTCGCAATATTGCCATTGTAGATAAAGGAAAAATTGTTGAGCAGACCAGTATGAAAAAGCTTCTTGCTAGAGTCTCTCAACAAGTGCTAATCTTAGAAAGTATTGAGCCGTTGCCAGATACTTTGCCAATGCTTGATTTTAAAATTGAGCGTTTAGATGCTTATTCAATACAAGTGAGTTTGGATGATATAAACATAAGCCAAGCATTGATTGCTTTAAGTGAAAATAAAATTGAAATTGAACATGTTAGAAGTGCACAAAATCGCTTAGAAACTTTATTTTTGCGCTTAACATCAAAGGCTGGTTAA
- a CDS encoding ABC transporter permease, with translation MWIAYKTIVVKEILRFTRIWVQTIFPPVITTSLYLLIFGGLMGERIGDMQGVDYLHFIIPGIILMTVIQNSYANTVSSFFLAKFNNSIEELLISPVSYWVILLGYISGGIVRGFVVGLGVFIAVSLFVELQIYNIWIVLMTFLLTAILFSLAGFINAVFAKSFDDISIVPTFILMPMTYLGGMFYSVEILPEFWQTLSKFNPIYYMVDSFRMGFLGSSTTDLLVSMLVLITMIMMLAIVAFYLLKKGVNIKT, from the coding sequence ATGTGGATTGCTTATAAAACGATTGTTGTTAAAGAAATATTACGGTTTACCCGAATTTGGGTGCAAACTATTTTCCCTCCCGTTATCACCACCTCTCTTTATTTGCTTATTTTTGGCGGCCTAATGGGTGAACGTATTGGTGATATGCAAGGTGTAGATTATTTACATTTTATTATCCCAGGTATTATTTTAATGACGGTTATTCAAAATTCTTATGCCAATACAGTTTCCTCATTCTTTTTGGCTAAATTTAATAATAGCATTGAAGAATTATTAATTTCGCCTGTGTCTTATTGGGTCATCTTACTAGGTTATATCTCAGGTGGGATAGTCCGTGGATTTGTCGTAGGGCTTGGTGTTTTTATTGCAGTATCTCTTTTTGTCGAGCTGCAGATCTACAATATTTGGATTGTATTGATGACATTTTTACTAACGGCTATTTTGTTTTCATTGGCAGGATTTATTAACGCTGTTTTTGCCAAGTCATTTGATGATATCTCCATCGTTCCAACTTTTATTCTGATGCCAATGACCTATTTAGGTGGCATGTTCTATAGTGTTGAAATTTTGCCAGAATTTTGGCAAACCTTGAGTAAATTTAACCCAATATACTATATGGTAGACAGCTTTAGAATGGGATTTTTGGGCAGTTCAACAACAGATCTTTTAGTGTCAATGTTAGTATTAATAACCATGATTATGATGCTCGCTATTGTTGCTTTTTATCTACTCAAAAAAGGCGTTAATATTAAGACTTGA
- the hisB gene encoding imidazoleglycerol-phosphate dehydratase HisB, producing the protein MIKVSRKTNETDILVELNLYGTGQANIDTGVAFLDHMLDQVARHGLMDITIKCDGDTKIDDHHSVEDIGITLGQAFSKAMGDKTGFTRYGHSYVPLDEALSRVVLDLSGRPGLELNVRFTRALIGTFDVDLFSEFFTGFVNHALVTIHIDNLKGVNAHHQAETIFKAFGRALRMAVTPDERQAGIIPSTKGSL; encoded by the coding sequence ATGATTAAAGTATCCAGAAAAACCAATGAAACTGATATTCTAGTTGAGCTAAATTTGTATGGAACAGGCCAGGCAAATATTGATACTGGTGTGGCTTTTTTAGACCATATGTTGGATCAAGTAGCTCGCCATGGACTGATGGATATAACAATTAAGTGTGATGGTGATACGAAAATTGATGATCATCATAGTGTAGAAGATATTGGTATTACATTAGGCCAGGCCTTCTCTAAGGCCATGGGTGATAAAACAGGATTTACTCGTTATGGGCATTCATATGTGCCATTAGACGAGGCCTTGTCTCGTGTCGTGCTAGATCTATCTGGCCGTCCTGGTTTAGAGCTTAATGTACGTTTTACTCGTGCTTTAATTGGTACATTTGATGTTGATTTGTTCTCAGAATTTTTCACTGGATTTGTTAACCATGCATTGGTGACAATCCACATTGATAATCTAAAAGGTGTGAATGCGCATCACCAAGCTGAAACTATCTTTAAGGCATTTGGACGAGCGCTAAGAATGGCGGTAACGCCTGATGAACGTCAAGCGGGCATAATTCCTTCAACTAAAGGCTCTTTGTAG
- the folK gene encoding 2-amino-4-hydroxy-6-hydroxymethyldihydropteridine diphosphokinase — translation MANIHINIGSNQNREINISGAIDFLRLNFSNTKISDIFESPAEGFEGDNFYNLGMNATTQLNIEDVNAVLKDIEKKFGRDRSQPKFSSRLIDLDLVTYDDIVNQEMNLPRDDILKYSFVLAPLAQLCGGEIHPLTKQTYQQLWQSFQTDNQFELSQYNIDKILP, via the coding sequence ATGGCTAATATTCATATTAATATCGGCTCTAATCAGAATCGAGAGATTAATATTTCTGGTGCCATTGATTTTTTAAGGCTAAACTTTTCTAATACTAAAATTTCCGATATTTTTGAGTCTCCTGCTGAAGGGTTTGAAGGGGACAATTTTTACAATCTTGGCATGAATGCAACTACTCAACTCAATATTGAAGATGTCAATGCAGTGTTAAAAGATATCGAAAAAAAATTCGGTCGAGACCGCTCTCAGCCTAAATTTTCTTCTCGATTGATTGATCTAGATTTAGTGACTTATGATGATATTGTCAATCAAGAAATGAACTTACCTAGAGATGATATTTTAAAATATTCTTTTGTATTGGCACCTTTGGCACAGTTATGTGGTGGTGAAATTCACCCATTAACAAAACAAACCTATCAACAACTTTGGCAGTCCTTTCAAACAGATAATCAATTTGAGTTATCGCAGTATAATATCGACAAAATTCTTCCATAA
- the hisC gene encoding histidinol-phosphate transaminase, with protein MSFIHNWLRANIQEINAYHVPSSDSLIKLDAMESPFALPDELISQYLTYLADAQLNRYPSPSADELNQTLRDLMNIPKDFGVLLGNGSDELIQLLALACDAGDTILSIEPSFVMYDMIAKFTRLNYQGVPLTQDYKLDLDNTLESINKHKPKLIFIAYPNNPTGNTFDRVAIEKIINMTDAMIVLDEAYYAYAGDSFISDIGKYPNLVVLRTVSKIGFAGLRLGLLIGSQDTVTELDKLRLPYNINILTQVSANFLLKEKDEINKNAAIIIEQRQILSDALKQIEGLLAYPSQANFILFKAPKAQELFDYLKANGVLIKNLSGAPKLTNCLRVTVGDNNQNKQFISIVKEFYSLKMNNND; from the coding sequence ATGAGTTTTATACACAATTGGCTAAGAGCCAACATTCAAGAAATTAACGCTTATCATGTCCCAAGTTCTGACAGCCTTATAAAGCTTGATGCTATGGAGTCACCCTTTGCATTGCCTGATGAGCTTATCAGTCAATATTTGACCTATTTAGCCGATGCACAGCTTAATCGTTACCCAAGTCCAAGTGCTGATGAGTTAAACCAAACTCTTAGAGATTTAATGAACATCCCTAAAGATTTTGGAGTTTTATTAGGCAATGGGTCTGATGAATTAATTCAATTGTTAGCATTAGCTTGTGATGCTGGTGACACCATCTTGAGTATTGAGCCAAGTTTTGTGATGTATGACATGATTGCTAAATTCACTCGTCTGAATTATCAAGGTGTGCCATTAACTCAAGACTATAAGCTTGATTTAGACAATACACTAGAATCAATCAACAAACATAAGCCGAAGCTTATTTTTATTGCCTACCCTAACAATCCAACAGGTAACACATTTGATAGGGTTGCTATTGAAAAGATTATCAATATGACTGATGCTATGATAGTTTTGGATGAGGCGTATTACGCCTATGCTGGTGATAGCTTTATATCAGATATAGGGAAATATCCAAACCTTGTTGTATTGCGCACAGTATCTAAAATTGGCTTTGCTGGATTGCGTCTTGGACTATTGATTGGTTCTCAAGATACAGTCACAGAGCTAGATAAGCTTCGACTGCCTTACAATATTAATATTCTTACTCAAGTGAGCGCTAATTTTTTATTAAAAGAGAAAGATGAGATTAATAAAAATGCAGCCATTATTATCGAGCAACGTCAAATCTTATCAGACGCACTAAAACAAATTGAAGGTCTTCTGGCATATCCGTCACAAGCCAATTTTATTTTATTTAAAGCGCCAAAAGCGCAAGAGTTATTTGACTATTTGAAAGCTAATGGCGTACTTATTAAAAACTTAAGTGGCGCACCTAAATTAACTAATTGCTTGAGAGTGACGGTGGGTGATAATAACCAAAATAAGCAGTTTATCAGTATTGTGAAAGAATTCTATAGTTTGAAAATGAACAATAATGATTAA
- the plsY gene encoding glycerol-3-phosphate 1-O-acyltransferase PlsY: MLPLLIIFAYLIASISMAIIICKILDLPDPRTQGSNNPGATNVLRIGGKKAAAATLIGDGLKGFIPVALGQYLGIGDQELALIALSAFLGHVYPIFFGFKGGKGVATFIGSLLALNYFAGLAFIVTWLFVAKVLKISSLSALIATFLTPLFFYLITKELGATYILILICIWIFYTHRSNIKRMLSGEEGSIKS, encoded by the coding sequence ATGCTACCTCTGCTCATCATTTTTGCTTATCTAATCGCCTCAATTTCTATGGCTATTATTATCTGTAAAATTTTGGATTTACCTGATCCAAGAACCCAAGGCTCTAATAACCCCGGCGCTACAAATGTACTTAGAATTGGTGGCAAGAAAGCAGCTGCTGCAACACTTATTGGTGACGGATTAAAAGGCTTTATTCCAGTTGCTTTAGGACAATATCTAGGAATTGGTGATCAAGAGTTGGCATTGATTGCGCTAAGCGCTTTTTTAGGACATGTTTATCCTATATTTTTTGGCTTTAAAGGCGGCAAGGGCGTCGCTACCTTTATTGGCAGCTTGTTAGCGCTTAATTATTTTGCTGGCTTGGCGTTTATTGTCACTTGGCTATTTGTTGCCAAAGTACTCAAAATTTCATCGCTATCAGCGCTCATCGCTACCTTTTTAACACCTTTATTTTTCTACTTGATAACTAAAGAGCTAGGAGCGACTTACATACTCATACTGATTTGTATTTGGATTTTCTACACACATAGAAGTAATATCAAGCGCATGCTATCTGGAGAAGAAGGCTCAATCAAGTCTTAA
- the folB gene encoding dihydroneopterin aldolase, producing MDIVFIQGLKIDCVIGIYDWEREIRQDITLDIEMGFDIFPASKTDHIDQTLDYKAVSKRLINFVKNSEFQLVETLAERICEIILGEFNVEQVKLTLNKGKAVTGAQGVGVVINRRKNG from the coding sequence ATGGATATAGTATTTATACAAGGATTAAAAATCGATTGCGTTATTGGTATTTACGATTGGGAGCGTGAAATTCGCCAAGATATAACCTTAGATATTGAAATGGGTTTTGATATTTTCCCCGCTAGTAAAACTGATCATATTGATCAAACTCTTGATTACAAAGCTGTTTCCAAGAGATTAATTAATTTTGTAAAAAATAGCGAGTTTCAATTAGTAGAGACGCTCGCTGAGAGAATTTGTGAAATTATCTTAGGTGAGTTTAATGTTGAGCAGGTTAAGCTAACTTTGAATAAAGGCAAAGCAGTTACTGGTGCACAAGGTGTTGGAGTGGTCATTAATAGACGTAAAAATGGCTAA
- a CDS encoding aspartate-semialdehyde dehydrogenase, whose protein sequence is MSKKFNVAVVGATGAVGETILSILEQRDFPIDNLYPLASANSAGKKVFCQGKSWTVQDLDTFDFSKAQIGLFSAGGNISEKYAPIAAEAGCIVIDNTAHFRRDKDIPLVVPEVNPHAIADYTKRNIIANPNCSTIQMLVALKPIYDAVGIERINVATYQAVSGSGKEAISELIEQTTKLLGGNTDVDVEVYPKQIAFNVIPHIDVFQDNGYTKEEMKMVWETQKIFEDESILVNPTAVRVPVIYGHSEAINIETKKKITVKEATKILSEANGVTVMDKREDGGYATPFIEATNHDDTFVSRIREDISHEKGLNLWVVSDNIRKGAALNSVQIAEILIEEYL, encoded by the coding sequence ATGAGCAAGAAATTTAACGTTGCTGTTGTTGGCGCAACAGGTGCTGTGGGCGAAACTATCCTTTCTATTTTAGAACAGCGTGACTTTCCTATTGATAATTTATATCCATTAGCGAGTGCAAACTCTGCTGGTAAAAAAGTGTTTTGCCAGGGTAAAAGTTGGACGGTTCAAGATCTAGATACATTTGACTTCTCTAAGGCTCAGATAGGTCTATTCTCAGCCGGTGGAAATATTTCAGAAAAATATGCACCTATAGCGGCAGAAGCAGGTTGTATTGTCATTGATAATACGGCACATTTTCGACGTGATAAAGATATTCCTTTAGTGGTGCCTGAGGTTAACCCTCATGCAATTGCAGACTATACAAAGCGCAATATTATTGCCAATCCAAACTGTTCAACTATTCAAATGCTAGTTGCATTAAAGCCGATTTATGATGCGGTAGGTATTGAGCGTATTAATGTCGCTACTTATCAAGCAGTATCTGGATCAGGCAAGGAGGCTATTTCTGAGCTAATTGAACAAACAACTAAATTATTGGGTGGCAATACCGATGTTGATGTTGAAGTCTATCCTAAGCAAATTGCTTTTAATGTTATCCCTCATATCGATGTTTTTCAAGATAACGGTTATACAAAAGAAGAAATGAAGATGGTGTGGGAAACTCAAAAAATCTTCGAGGATGAGAGTATTTTAGTTAACCCAACTGCCGTGCGTGTGCCAGTTATCTATGGTCATTCTGAAGCGATTAACATCGAAACTAAGAAAAAAATTACCGTCAAGGAAGCGACTAAGATTTTGTCAGAAGCGAATGGTGTAACAGTGATGGATAAGCGCGAAGATGGCGGCTATGCAACGCCATTTATTGAAGCGACTAATCATGACGATACGTTTGTAAGCCGTATTCGTGAAGATATTTCTCATGAGAAAGGTTTAAACTTGTGGGTAGTATCTGATAATATTCGTAAAGGCGCAGCACTGAACTCCGTTCAAATTGCTGAAATTTTAATTGAAGAGTATTTATAA